Proteins encoded together in one Chitinophaga sp. LS1 window:
- a CDS encoding FAD:protein FMN transferase has product MLFIDMRLLLLLLLLPLTAHSQTVLEGKAQGTYYVIKYISADTTSLQGEIDAIFADIDQSLSLYKPHSLINQFNEKGRVQMDTHMQAVIKKALLISKITKGAFDITVKPLVDVWGFGVHAPAERKIPSPDTLRSILSHVGYQYLKITGSELSRTKAGITLDCNGIAQGYTTDVIGRFLDSKGIHNYLVDVGGELCAKGKNSHQQYWTVGIEGENQRVIPLQNRAVTTSGNYRRFFDSGGKRFAHTIDPRNGQAIHNNIISVTVLATDAITADGFDNALILMGVEKAFAFIRLHPELQLEAGFIYKDAEGNIQESFSAGFP; this is encoded by the coding sequence ATGCTTTTCATTGATATGCGGCTATTATTATTGTTATTATTACTTCCTTTGACGGCGCATTCCCAAACAGTATTGGAAGGAAAAGCACAGGGTACTTACTATGTCATTAAATACATCTCAGCAGATACGACATCACTGCAGGGGGAGATCGATGCTATTTTCGCGGATATTGACCAATCCCTGTCTTTGTACAAACCCCATTCCCTGATCAATCAATTCAATGAAAAGGGGCGTGTGCAAATGGATACCCACATGCAGGCCGTCATCAAAAAAGCACTTTTGATCAGTAAGATCACCAAAGGTGCATTTGACATCACGGTCAAACCATTGGTCGATGTATGGGGATTTGGTGTGCATGCTCCGGCAGAAAGAAAAATTCCATCTCCCGATACTTTAAGATCTATCTTATCTCACGTAGGATATCAATATCTGAAAATAACAGGTTCCGAACTTTCCCGCACCAAAGCTGGTATAACACTCGATTGCAATGGTATTGCCCAGGGTTACACTACCGATGTAATAGGCCGTTTCCTTGATAGCAAAGGCATTCATAACTACCTCGTAGATGTAGGCGGAGAACTGTGTGCAAAAGGGAAAAACAGTCATCAGCAATATTGGACGGTCGGTATAGAAGGTGAAAACCAGCGGGTCATTCCGTTACAAAACCGGGCAGTCACCACAAGCGGTAATTACCGTCGTTTTTTTGACTCAGGGGGTAAACGGTTTGCTCACACCATCGATCCCCGAAATGGACAGGCCATTCACAATAATATTATCAGTGTCACAGTGCTGGCAACAGATGCCATCACTGCCGATGGTTTTGACAATGCTCTTATTTTAATGGGTGTAGAAAAAGCTTTCGCTTTTATACGGCTACATCCGGAATTGCAGCTGGAAGCGGGTTTTATTTATAAAGATGCTGAAGGTAATATACAGGAGAGCTTCTCTGCGGGGTTCCCCTAA
- a CDS encoding Gfo/Idh/MocA family oxidoreductase, which translates to MKSRREFLKQSLLAGAGVSITAMGMPASSYARIMGANDRVNIGLVGFSDRARQTLLPCFFNNNKELNFDIIAVSDIWKRRREEGQAFISKKAGHDIQACVNNDELYKIKDLDAVIIATADFQHAYHTIEAVGQRKDVYCEKPFAETMDDARKALKAVKDSGKIFQVGTQRRSGDSYHAANHFIQEGKFGPITMVEMTWNVNQPGRWRRPELVKEIREQDTDWTRFLAGRPKDSWDPRKYLEYRLFWPYSSGIFGQWMTHQIDTVHWFTNLKHPRSAVANGGIYMWKDGRKNADTITAVFEYGPDNDPTSGFQVQYSSRFSNSAGGVKEMYYSNGGTIDIDKNRISPTGGLTEHEAKEMGLHANLLPEMTLSSSGSGVATSADMGGDPLTNAHVRNWMESVRKRQQGNAPIEAAYSHSIALIMANAAYRTGLKATFDENKQDVIVGGKPFII; encoded by the coding sequence ATGAAATCACGTCGTGAATTCCTGAAACAATCCCTGCTGGCCGGTGCAGGTGTTTCTATTACCGCTATGGGCATGCCAGCCAGTAGTTATGCCCGCATCATGGGGGCCAATGACAGGGTAAATATAGGATTAGTCGGATTTTCCGATCGTGCACGCCAGACACTCCTGCCCTGCTTCTTCAATAACAACAAGGAACTGAATTTTGATATTATCGCCGTATCAGACATCTGGAAACGGCGCAGAGAAGAAGGTCAGGCCTTTATCTCCAAAAAAGCAGGTCATGATATACAGGCATGTGTCAACAATGATGAGCTGTACAAGATCAAAGATCTGGATGCGGTGATCATTGCTACGGCCGACTTCCAGCACGCTTACCACACTATCGAAGCGGTAGGTCAGCGGAAAGATGTGTACTGCGAAAAACCATTTGCAGAAACGATGGACGATGCCCGCAAAGCACTGAAAGCAGTAAAAGACTCCGGCAAAATTTTCCAGGTAGGTACACAGCGTCGTAGCGGGGATAGTTATCACGCAGCAAACCACTTTATCCAGGAAGGTAAATTCGGCCCCATTACCATGGTTGAAATGACCTGGAATGTGAACCAGCCAGGTCGCTGGCGCCGCCCTGAATTAGTAAAGGAAATCAGGGAACAGGATACTGACTGGACCCGTTTCCTGGCAGGCCGTCCGAAAGATAGCTGGGATCCAAGGAAATACCTCGAATATCGCCTGTTCTGGCCTTATTCTTCCGGTATCTTTGGTCAGTGGATGACTCACCAGATCGATACGGTGCATTGGTTTACAAATCTCAAACATCCACGTAGCGCAGTAGCAAATGGTGGTATTTATATGTGGAAAGATGGTCGTAAAAATGCAGATACGATCACGGCTGTTTTTGAATACGGACCAGACAATGATCCAACCTCCGGTTTCCAGGTACAATATAGCTCCCGCTTCTCCAACTCTGCTGGTGGTGTAAAGGAAATGTACTACTCTAATGGCGGTACTATCGATATCGATAAGAACAGGATCTCACCAACCGGTGGTTTGACTGAACATGAAGCAAAGGAAATGGGATTGCATGCGAACCTGCTGCCTGAAATGACATTGAGCAGTAGCGGTAGTGGCGTAGCTACATCTGCTGATATGGGTGGCGATCCACTAACGAATGCACACGTACGTAACTGGATGGAAAGTGTAAGAAAGAGACAGCAGGGAAATGCACCGATCGAAGCGGCTTATTCACATTCTATTGCGCTGATTATGGCAAATGCAGCGTATAGGACCGGGTTGAAGGCTACTTTTGATGAGAACAAACAAGATGTAATAGTAGGTGGCAAGCCTTTTATTATATAA
- a CDS encoding acyl-CoA dehydrogenase family protein → MLKDLFQSPDYFRIDDLLSSEHIMVRDAVRQWVKKDVSPIIEEACQTATFPSQIIPGLGELGCLGPTIPTEYGGGGMDYIAYGLMMQELERGDSGVRSTASVQGSLVMYPIFTFGSEEQKKKYLPKLASGEWMGCFGLTEPDFGSNPSGMVTHFKEDGDHVILNGAKMWISNAPFAQIAVVWAKDEAGIIRGIIVERGMPGFTTPETKGKWSLRASATGELVFDNVRVPKENILPLAQGLKGPLSCLSSARYGIAWGVIGAAMDCYDTALRYAKEREQFGRPIGGFQLTQKKLAEMITEITKAQLMNWRLGVLKNEGKATPAQISMAKRNSCAIATQIARDARQILGGMGITGEFPVMRHMMNLESVITYEGTHEIHLLITGMDITGLDAFH, encoded by the coding sequence ATGCTGAAAGACTTGTTTCAATCCCCCGACTACTTCCGGATAGATGACCTTCTCTCCTCCGAACATATCATGGTGCGCGATGCTGTCAGGCAATGGGTAAAGAAAGACGTGTCTCCCATTATAGAAGAAGCCTGTCAAACCGCCACTTTCCCCTCCCAGATCATCCCGGGACTGGGCGAACTCGGTTGTTTGGGTCCCACTATCCCAACGGAATATGGTGGCGGCGGTATGGACTACATTGCCTATGGGCTCATGATGCAGGAACTGGAAAGAGGCGACAGCGGGGTACGCTCTACTGCCTCTGTACAAGGCTCCCTTGTTATGTATCCCATCTTTACTTTCGGCAGTGAGGAACAGAAGAAAAAATACCTCCCCAAACTTGCCTCTGGTGAATGGATGGGGTGCTTTGGTCTTACAGAACCAGACTTTGGCTCTAATCCCTCCGGCATGGTCACCCACTTCAAAGAAGACGGCGATCATGTGATCCTGAATGGTGCAAAAATGTGGATATCCAACGCTCCCTTTGCACAGATTGCTGTAGTATGGGCAAAAGATGAAGCAGGTATAATAAGAGGTATCATTGTAGAAAGAGGTATGCCCGGATTCACCACCCCTGAAACCAAAGGGAAATGGAGCCTGCGTGCCAGTGCTACAGGTGAACTTGTTTTTGATAATGTCAGGGTCCCTAAAGAAAATATACTCCCATTGGCCCAAGGGCTAAAAGGCCCGTTAAGCTGTCTGTCTTCGGCCCGTTACGGTATAGCCTGGGGTGTAATCGGTGCTGCCATGGATTGCTACGACACCGCCCTGCGATATGCCAAAGAAAGGGAGCAATTCGGCCGTCCTATCGGTGGCTTTCAGCTTACGCAGAAAAAGCTGGCCGAAATGATCACTGAAATCACCAAAGCTCAGCTTATGAACTGGCGCTTAGGGGTACTAAAAAATGAAGGCAAAGCTACCCCTGCTCAAATTTCTATGGCTAAGCGCAACTCCTGCGCCATCGCTACTCAGATAGCCCGCGATGCAAGGCAGATACTGGGTGGTATGGGCATCACAGGCGAGTTCCCTGTCATGCGTCACATGATGAACCTCGAAAGCGTGATCACTTACGAAGGCACCCACGAAATTCACTTACTCATTACAGGTATGGACATCACCGGACTGGATGCTTTTCATTGA
- a CDS encoding IMPACT family protein, protein MEVYFTIEKSATAEFKDRGSKFLAYAWPVKSVEQVKECLQEVKKEHPKATHHCFAYRLGTDGLQFRASDDGEPSGTAGKPILGQIDSKGLTDTLVVVVRYFGGTLLGAPGLINAYKMSASMVLQVIPAVQKNVEVKYHLSFDYTILNDIMMVVKQQNCTVYGQELQLFCSMDIGIPKAVQELAMLKLKDIHGLEIKKA, encoded by the coding sequence ATGGAAGTTTATTTTACTATAGAAAAATCAGCAACGGCTGAATTTAAGGACAGGGGCAGTAAGTTCCTGGCCTATGCATGGCCGGTGAAGTCGGTGGAGCAGGTGAAAGAATGCCTGCAGGAAGTGAAAAAAGAACACCCCAAAGCGACGCATCATTGTTTTGCTTACAGGCTGGGTACAGATGGATTACAGTTTCGCGCCAGTGATGACGGTGAACCTTCTGGTACAGCCGGAAAGCCTATTCTGGGGCAGATAGACAGCAAGGGATTGACTGATACACTGGTGGTGGTGGTCCGCTACTTTGGTGGTACATTATTAGGTGCACCGGGTCTGATCAATGCTTATAAGATGTCTGCTTCAATGGTACTGCAGGTGATTCCTGCGGTGCAGAAAAATGTAGAGGTAAAGTATCATCTCAGTTTTGACTACACTATTCTGAACGATATTATGATGGTGGTGAAGCAACAGAACTGTACCGTATATGGACAGGAGTTACAGCTGTTTTGCAGTATGGATATCGGGATCCCGAAAGCCGTGCAGGAGTTGGCGATGTTGAAGCTAAAAGATATTCATGGGTTAGAAATAAAGAAGGCTTAG
- a CDS encoding sugar phosphate isomerase/epimerase family protein: MKNSPIWLVCLFLFTCLQSNAQTRLPTLGVTTTYRNDSILHAAGFDYIEGSVGKLLSPDIPEDTFQVFLRDKQKMHCQFNTCNGFIPAEIPIVGPKADEQKILTYVDKVMQRAKKAGVSTIVLGSGNARKLPEGWTPEKENPHFVRICRKIAETAAKYNVVIAIENLNSTETNYINTLAEANAIVIAVNHPNFKLTADIYHMLKENEPAVNIEKAKKNLVHCHIAEREKRTAPGVAGDEVRPYIAALANIRFQGGISVESRWDPMDVQAAPAHKYLHQLILELYH, from the coding sequence ATGAAAAACTCCCCTATCTGGCTCGTATGCCTTTTTTTATTCACTTGTTTGCAATCGAATGCACAAACCCGGTTGCCCACATTAGGTGTTACTACCACTTATAGAAATGACTCCATTTTACACGCCGCCGGATTTGATTATATTGAGGGCAGTGTAGGCAAACTCCTTTCTCCCGACATCCCGGAAGACACCTTCCAGGTATTTCTCAGAGACAAGCAAAAAATGCACTGTCAATTCAATACCTGCAATGGCTTTATTCCTGCCGAAATACCCATCGTAGGACCCAAAGCCGATGAACAAAAGATCCTGACTTATGTAGATAAAGTGATGCAACGGGCCAAAAAAGCAGGAGTATCTACCATCGTACTCGGTAGCGGCAATGCCCGCAAACTGCCCGAAGGCTGGACACCCGAAAAGGAAAACCCTCACTTCGTACGCATCTGCCGGAAAATAGCCGAAACAGCGGCTAAATACAATGTGGTCATTGCCATCGAAAACCTGAACAGTACCGAAACGAATTATATTAATACACTGGCGGAAGCGAATGCCATCGTGATCGCTGTGAACCATCCGAATTTTAAACTCACGGCAGACATTTACCACATGCTGAAGGAAAATGAGCCTGCTGTGAACATCGAAAAAGCGAAAAAGAACCTGGTCCATTGTCACATTGCTGAGAGAGAAAAACGGACCGCACCTGGTGTAGCCGGTGATGAAGTGAGACCTTATATTGCAGCATTGGCAAACATCCGTTTCCAGGGTGGTATTTCCGTCGAAAGCCGCTGGGATCCTATGGATGTACAAGCTGCACCAGCACACAAATATTTACATCAACTCATCCTTGAACTGTATCATTAA
- a CDS encoding 3-hydroxybutyryl-CoA dehydrogenase — protein MFSSKNIAVIGAGTMGNGIAHVFAQNNFTVTLIDVSAPALERALQTIEKNLDRQVAKATITNEIKSGTLGNITTTTDLATGVQNADLVVEAATENTTLKLKIFQDLDQYANPNAILATNTSSISITKIAAATKRPGKVIGMHFMNPVPVMKLVEIINGYATEKSVTDTIVALSSQLGKVPCVVNDYPGFIANRILMPMINEAISSLYEGVAGVAEIDTVMKLGMAHPMGPLQLADFIGLDVCLSILRVLQDGFGNPKYAPCPLLVNMVTAGYLGVKSGEGFYKYEKGSKDLVVSDRFK, from the coding sequence ATGTTTTCATCAAAAAATATTGCCGTGATCGGCGCCGGCACCATGGGTAATGGCATCGCACACGTTTTCGCCCAAAACAATTTTACAGTTACCCTGATCGACGTATCCGCACCCGCATTAGAACGCGCCTTGCAAACCATCGAAAAAAACCTTGACAGACAGGTAGCAAAAGCAACCATTACAAATGAAATAAAGTCCGGTACTTTAGGCAATATTACCACCACCACAGACCTCGCCACCGGTGTACAAAACGCCGATCTGGTCGTGGAAGCCGCCACTGAAAACACTACCCTGAAACTGAAAATATTTCAGGACCTGGATCAATATGCAAACCCCAATGCTATACTCGCTACCAACACCTCTTCTATTTCCATCACGAAGATCGCTGCTGCTACCAAACGCCCCGGTAAGGTAATCGGCATGCACTTTATGAACCCCGTTCCTGTCATGAAACTGGTGGAAATTATCAATGGCTATGCAACAGAAAAAAGTGTGACAGACACCATCGTTGCTCTCTCTTCTCAGTTAGGCAAAGTACCGTGTGTAGTCAATGACTATCCGGGTTTTATTGCCAATCGCATCTTAATGCCCATGATCAATGAAGCCATCAGTTCATTATACGAAGGGGTAGCAGGTGTTGCAGAAATTGATACCGTGATGAAACTGGGAATGGCACATCCGATGGGGCCATTGCAGTTGGCTGATTTTATCGGACTGGATGTATGTCTTTCTATTTTACGCGTATTGCAGGATGGATTTGGGAATCCAAAATATGCCCCTTGTCCGCTGCTGGTAAATATGGTGACGGCGGGTTATCTGGGGGTGAAAAGTGGAGAAGGATTTTATAAATATGAGAAAGGGAGTAAAGACCTGGTCGTGAGTGATCGCTTTAAATAA
- the prmC gene encoding peptide chain release factor N(5)-glutamine methyltransferase — MTIQAAFVQIISALTPIHGDREAASIAHILMEHITGLGRMDRIVYKDKELTEDQEVQLPIALEAMLRNEPVQYVTGTAWFYGMELKVTPDVLIPRPETEELAEWIIEDVRKAGTQPGILDIGTGSGAIPLAIKKNLPLATVSAIDISSGALKIAIENANKLSLAINFSLVDVLDANATAALPSYDIIVSNPPYICEHESAGMQEQVVSYEPNIALFVPDNDPLRFYRRIGQLGQEKLSAGGGLYFEINEAYGKETVSLLEEQGYVNVVLKQDLYGKDRMVKATKF; from the coding sequence ATGACCATTCAGGCCGCATTTGTACAGATCATCTCCGCGCTAACCCCCATCCATGGCGATCGGGAAGCTGCCAGTATCGCTCATATTTTAATGGAGCATATTACCGGTCTTGGCAGAATGGATAGGATCGTCTATAAAGATAAAGAACTTACTGAGGATCAGGAGGTTCAATTACCTATTGCACTGGAAGCCATGTTGAGAAATGAACCGGTGCAGTATGTGACGGGAACAGCTTGGTTTTATGGGATGGAATTGAAGGTAACACCGGATGTGTTGATACCAAGACCGGAAACGGAGGAATTGGCAGAGTGGATTATTGAGGATGTGCGAAAGGCGGGCACGCAACCAGGAATATTGGATATTGGTACGGGGAGTGGGGCGATACCGCTGGCGATTAAAAAAAATCTGCCTTTGGCTACTGTTAGTGCTATCGATATAAGTTCGGGGGCATTGAAGATCGCGATAGAAAATGCGAATAAACTATCACTGGCAATTAACTTTTCACTGGTGGACGTATTAGATGCCAATGCAACTGCGGCTTTGCCTTCCTATGATATTATTGTAAGTAATCCTCCTTATATCTGTGAACATGAGAGCGCGGGTATGCAGGAGCAGGTGGTGAGCTATGAGCCGAATATTGCACTGTTTGTACCTGATAATGATCCTCTTCGTTTTTATCGCAGAATAGGTCAGTTGGGGCAGGAGAAGTTATCTGCAGGTGGTGGGTTGTATTTTGAGATTAATGAGGCGTATGGGAAGGAAACGGTGAGTTTGCTGGAGGAGCAGGGGTATGTCAATGTGGTATTGAAACAGGATCTCTATGGAAAGGATAGGATGGTGAAGGCAACTAAATTTTAA
- a CDS encoding carboxypeptidase-like regulatory domain-containing protein: MHKKISYILFSLLFLPFLLKAQLTQFKDSIIQISGITMTADSLRAVPAVSILIKGQNRGTISNPQGVFSIVAFKGDTLIFSAIGYKRKEFRIPTTLPGNAYSLLQLMVDDTTYLPVTIIKPYPSREEFEKAFVSMDVPDDQYELARKNTEEAKMRAISRYVPPDAAEATNMYFNRQAQNLYYAGQLPPQNIMNPLAWAQFIQAWKRGDFKSGSNKQYGYGY, translated from the coding sequence ATGCATAAGAAGATTTCCTACATACTGTTTTCGCTTTTGTTTCTACCTTTTCTGCTGAAAGCACAGTTAACGCAGTTCAAAGATAGTATCATACAGATTTCCGGCATTACAATGACGGCAGATAGTTTAAGAGCCGTTCCAGCAGTGAGTATTCTCATAAAAGGACAAAACAGGGGTACCATCTCCAATCCGCAGGGGGTGTTTTCCATCGTGGCTTTTAAAGGTGATACGCTTATCTTTTCTGCAATTGGTTACAAGAGAAAAGAATTTAGAATTCCTACCACTCTGCCAGGTAATGCATATTCCCTGTTGCAGCTCATGGTAGATGATACGACTTACCTGCCGGTAACGATCATTAAACCTTATCCTTCGAGGGAAGAGTTTGAGAAGGCGTTTGTAAGTATGGATGTGCCGGATGACCAGTACGAACTGGCCAGGAAGAATACGGAAGAGGCGAAGATGAGGGCTATTTCAAGGTATGTGCCACCAGATGCGGCCGAGGCGACGAATATGTACTTTAACAGGCAGGCACAGAACCTCTATTATGCAGGACAGTTACCGCCACAGAATATTATGAACCCACTGGCATGGGCGCAGTTTATACAGGCGTGGAAGCGAGGGGATTTCAAAAGTGGGAGTAATAAACAATACGGATACGGATATTAG
- a CDS encoding Mrp/NBP35 family ATP-binding protein, with product MITTEQILKALSNVEEPDLGKDLVTLNMVKDIEIDGNKVTFTVVLTTPACPLKDLIRNACINAVHHLVSKDAEVHVNMTANVNSNRKDGKSLLPGVKNIIVVASGKGGVGKSTVAANLALALSEGGAKVGLMDADIYGPSVPIMFGVRGHRPMMVNVDGKGMIVPLEKHGIKLMSIGLLIDEKQAVVWRGPMASSALKQFITDVYWDELDYLVIDMPPGTGDIHLTLVQTVPVTGAVIVTTPQDVALADAKKGIAMFNGPQINVPIIGLVENMSYFTPAELPDNKYYIFGKDGGKRLAEDLEIPFLGQIPIVQSIREGGDEGVPAMLGGEDATKLAFMGFASMAARSIAMRNANVAPTRIVEVFV from the coding sequence ATGATCACTACGGAACAGATTTTAAAGGCTTTGAGCAATGTGGAAGAGCCTGATCTGGGGAAGGACCTGGTAACGCTTAACATGGTGAAAGACATTGAGATAGATGGGAATAAAGTGACGTTCACTGTTGTGCTTACTACCCCTGCCTGTCCATTGAAAGATCTGATCAGAAATGCCTGTATCAATGCTGTCCATCACCTGGTCAGCAAAGATGCTGAAGTGCATGTAAATATGACTGCCAACGTAAACTCCAACCGTAAGGATGGAAAGAGCCTGCTGCCTGGTGTGAAAAACATCATCGTAGTAGCTTCCGGCAAGGGAGGCGTAGGTAAGTCTACTGTAGCGGCCAACCTGGCCCTCGCCCTGTCTGAAGGCGGTGCCAAAGTAGGGTTGATGGATGCAGATATTTACGGACCTTCAGTACCTATTATGTTTGGGGTTCGTGGTCACCGTCCTATGATGGTGAATGTGGATGGAAAAGGCATGATCGTTCCTTTGGAGAAGCATGGTATCAAACTGATGTCCATCGGTTTACTGATCGATGAGAAACAGGCAGTAGTATGGCGTGGTCCAATGGCCAGCAGCGCCCTCAAGCAGTTCATTACCGACGTATACTGGGATGAGCTGGATTACCTGGTAATTGACATGCCTCCGGGCACTGGCGATATTCACCTGACCCTGGTACAGACCGTACCAGTTACAGGCGCTGTGATAGTAACCACTCCGCAGGATGTGGCACTGGCTGATGCGAAGAAAGGTATTGCTATGTTCAATGGTCCACAAATCAATGTACCGATCATTGGTCTGGTGGAGAACATGTCTTATTTCACACCTGCTGAGCTGCCTGATAACAAATATTACATATTTGGTAAAGATGGCGGTAAGCGTTTGGCGGAAGACCTGGAAATTCCATTCCTGGGTCAGATCCCGATCGTTCAGAGTATTCGTGAAGGTGGAGATGAAGGAGTACCGGCTATGCTGGGTGGAGAGGATGCGACCAAGCTGGCGTTTATGGGCTTTGCAAGTATGGCGGCAAGAAGCATTGCGATGAGGAATGCGAATGTAGCGCCTACCAGAATTGTAGAAGTATTTGTATAA
- the ribD gene encoding bifunctional diaminohydroxyphosphoribosylaminopyrimidine deaminase/5-amino-6-(5-phosphoribosylamino)uracil reductase RibD produces the protein MNRLTDEFFMSRCIQLATLGAGHVAPNPMVGAVLVHEGRIIGEGYHRVYGQAHAEVNCVNSVKDGNRHLIPAATMYVSLEPCAHYGKTPPCANLIVTEKIREVVIGCIDTFSAVAGKGISILQNAGVTVRTGILEAECRALNSRFFTFYEQQRPYIILKWAQCQAGYMGTEDGHPVRISNHYSDRLVHRWRSEEAGILVGSRTAVMDNPRLNNRFWTGNDPLRIVIDPHHRVPNTHHLCDGSQETFFFSGDSQNHRLPEADQLNDGSQETVAFSGDSLPQLMHELHERRVLSVLVEGGAATLNSFIEAGLWDEARIIRGSITLPAGLPAPLLKHAKLTSETPLLGDHIFIYHREQ, from the coding sequence ATGAACCGCCTTACAGATGAATTTTTCATGTCCCGTTGCATTCAGCTGGCTACCCTTGGAGCAGGGCATGTAGCCCCGAACCCTATGGTGGGAGCGGTGTTGGTGCACGAAGGCAGGATAATAGGAGAGGGATACCACAGGGTATACGGGCAGGCGCATGCCGAGGTGAATTGTGTCAATTCTGTAAAAGATGGGAACCGGCACCTGATTCCTGCAGCCACCATGTACGTGAGCCTGGAACCCTGTGCTCACTATGGCAAAACACCTCCCTGTGCCAACCTGATCGTCACAGAAAAGATCCGGGAAGTGGTCATTGGCTGTATTGATACCTTCAGCGCCGTAGCCGGAAAAGGGATCAGCATCCTCCAAAATGCAGGTGTCACCGTGCGGACAGGTATCCTGGAAGCAGAATGCAGGGCACTGAACAGCCGCTTTTTTACATTTTATGAGCAACAACGCCCCTATATAATATTAAAATGGGCCCAGTGCCAGGCAGGGTATATGGGTACTGAAGACGGACATCCTGTTCGTATCTCCAATCACTACTCCGACAGACTGGTACACCGCTGGCGGAGTGAGGAGGCAGGTATTCTGGTCGGCAGCCGTACTGCCGTAATGGATAATCCCCGGCTCAATAACCGTTTCTGGACAGGCAATGATCCTTTGCGCATTGTGATAGACCCCCACCACAGGGTACCTAATACTCATCATCTGTGCGATGGTAGTCAGGAAACTTTCTTTTTCAGCGGAGATAGTCAAAACCACAGGTTACCTGAAGCTGATCAATTGAACGATGGTAGTCAGGAGACCGTCGCCTTCAGCGGCGACAGCCTCCCACAGCTGATGCACGAACTGCACGAGCGCCGGGTGCTCAGTGTTCTGGTAGAAGGCGGCGCCGCCACTCTGAATAGCTTTATCGAAGCCGGATTGTGGGATGAGGCAAGGATAATCAGAGGATCCATCACATTGCCAGCAGGACTTCCGGCACCGCTGTTAAAGCATGCAAAGCTAACTTCTGAAACCCCGCTACTGGGCGATCATATTTTTATTTACCACAGGGAACAATAA
- the pyrF gene encoding orotidine-5'-phosphate decarboxylase — protein MNRHELVNLIKERQSYLCVGLDTDITKIPRHLLSHADPVFAFNKAIIDATKDLCVSYKINTAFYECMGIRGWETLQRTVEYIPTTHFTIADAKRGDIGNTSTQYAKTFFETYNFDAVTVAPYMGRDSVQPFLSFNEKWTIMLGLTSNEGSKDFQLTQSGDELLYEKVLKAGMSWGTPDNMMFVIGATQSSQLAYIRQLVPDHFFLVPGVGAQGGNLQEISAVAMNKDCGLLVNASRSIIYAGNGEDFAQDARIAAQALQLEMAEYLDVAPATR, from the coding sequence ATGAACCGACACGAACTGGTGAATCTGATCAAGGAGAGGCAATCTTATCTCTGTGTTGGCTTAGACACAGACATTACAAAGATTCCCCGTCATTTGCTTTCACATGCAGACCCGGTATTTGCTTTTAACAAGGCAATTATCGATGCCACTAAGGATCTTTGCGTGTCTTACAAGATCAATACAGCCTTTTACGAATGTATGGGTATCCGTGGATGGGAAACACTGCAACGCACAGTAGAGTATATCCCGACCACTCATTTTACCATCGCCGATGCTAAACGTGGAGATATAGGAAATACCTCTACACAGTATGCCAAAACATTCTTTGAAACATATAACTTTGATGCCGTTACGGTAGCCCCTTATATGGGTCGCGACAGTGTGCAGCCTTTCCTCTCTTTCAATGAGAAATGGACCATTATGCTGGGCCTGACTTCTAATGAAGGCAGCAAAGATTTTCAGCTCACACAGAGTGGAGATGAGCTGCTGTATGAAAAAGTGCTGAAAGCAGGAATGAGCTGGGGTACGCCGGACAATATGATGTTCGTGATTGGTGCCACCCAGAGCTCCCAACTGGCCTATATTCGTCAGCTGGTACCTGATCATTTCTTCCTGGTGCCGGGAGTAGGTGCGCAGGGCGGAAATTTGCAGGAGATCTCAGCCGTAGCGATGAATAAAGATTGTGGATTACTGGTGAATGCCAGCCGCTCTATCATATATGCCGGAAACGGAGAAGATTTTGCCCAGGATGCAAGAATTGCCGCGCAGGCTTTGCAACTGGAAATGGCGGAATATTTAGACGTTGCGCCAGCCACAAGATAA